One Phoenix dactylifera cultivar Barhee BC4 chromosome 8, palm_55x_up_171113_PBpolish2nd_filt_p, whole genome shotgun sequence genomic window carries:
- the LOC103703021 gene encoding cytochrome P450 710A11-like, translating to MDGDTIRRALAASGPYLLCCVILLVLLEQLSYLRKKGPLPGPHLIVPFIGSAVPMIRHPTRFWERQAALAKSSGLGFSADYLVGRFILFIRSTELSHKVFSNVRPDAFHLIGHPFGKKLFGEHNLIYMFEQRHKDLRRRIAPNFTPRALSIYLAIQQRVILSHLRRWLELSSPSKPLRLRLLCRDLNLETSQTVFAGPYLTPAARDQFNRDYNLFNVGLMAIPFDFPGFAFRRARLAVTRLIQTLSGCVSQSKDRMRAGEEPSCLVDFWMHDSLREIAEAADSGAPPPPETGDLEIGGHLFDFLFAAQDASTSSLLWAVALLESHPEVLEKVRAEVAALWSPESGKPIGAEQLREMRYTEAVAREVVRFRPPATMVPHIAGEPFPLTEWYTIPKGAIVFPSAYESSFQGFTEPDRFDPDRFSEERQEDRVYKRNFLAFGAGPHQCVGQRYAINHLVLFIAMFVSLIDFKRHRTDGCDDIAYVPTIVPKDECQVYLSQRCTRFPSLLM from the coding sequence ATGGACGGGGACACTATCCGGCGAGCCCTGGCGGCCTCGGGCCCCTACCTCCTCTGCTGCGTCATCCTCTTGGTTCTCTTGGAGCAGCTCTCTTACCTCCGGAAAAAAGGGCCCCTCCCCGGCCCCCACCTCATCGTCCCCTTCATCGGCAGCGCCGTCCCCATGATCCGCCACCCCACCCGCTTCTGGGAGCGGCAGGCCGCCCTCGCCAAGTCCTCCGGCCTCGGCTTCTCGGCCGACTACCTCGTCGGCCGCTTCATCCTCTTCATCCGCTCCACAGAGCTCTCCCACAAGGTGTTCTCCAACGTCCGGCCCGACGCCTTCCACCTGATCGGCCACCCCTTCGGCAAGAAGCTCTTCGGCGAGCACAACCTCATCTACATGTTCGAGCAGCGGCACAAGGACCTCCGCCGCCGCATCGCCCCCAACTTCACCCCCCGCGCCCTCTCCATATACCTCGCCATCCAGCAGCGCGTCATCCTTTCCCACCTCCGCCGCTGGCTCGAACTCTCCTCTCCCTCCAAGcccctccgcctccgcctcctctgCCGCGATCTCAACCTCGAGACCTCCCAGACCGTCTTCGCGGGCCCCTACCTCACCCCCGCCGCCCGCGACCAGTTCAACCGGGACTACAATCTCTTCAATGTCGGCCTCATGGCCATCCCCTTCGACTTCCCCGGCTTCGCCTTCCGCCGCGCGCGCCTCGCCGTCACCCGCCTCATCCAGACCCTCTCCGGCTGCGTCTCCCAGAGCAAAGATCGGATGCGCGCCGGCGAGGAGCCCTCCTGCCTCGTCGACTTCTGGATGCACGACAGCCTCCGTGAGATCGCCGAGGCAGCGGACTCCGGCGCGCCCCCGCCGCCGGAGACCGGCGACCTCGAGATCGGCGGCCACCTGTTCGACTTCCTCTTCGCCGCTCAGGACGCATCGACCTCGTCGCTGCTGTGGGCGGTGGCGCTGCTGGAGTCCCACCCGGAGGTGCTCGAGAAGGTCCGGGCGGAGGTGGCGGCGCTGTGGTCGCCGGAGTCCGGGAAGCCCATCGGCGCCGAGCAGCTCCGCGAGATGCGGTACACAGAGGCGGTGGCGCGGGAGGTGGTGCGGTTCCGGCCGCCGGCGACGATGGTGCCGCACATCGCCGGAGAGCCATTCCCGCTGACCGAATGGTATACGATCCCCAAGGGCGCGATCGTGTTTCCGTCGGCATACGAGTCGTCGTTCCAGGGGTTCACCGAGCCTGACCGGTTCGACCCGGATCGGTTCTCGGAGGAGCGGCAGGAGGACCGGGTCTACAAGCGCAACTTTTTGGCCTTCGGTGCCGGCCCCCACCAATGCGTGGGCCAGCGCTACGCCATCAACCACCTCGTCCTCTTCATCGCCATGTTCGTCTCGCTGATCGACTTCAAGCGCCACCGGACGGACGGCTGCGATGACATCGCCTACGTTCCTACCATAGTCCCCAAGGATGAATGCCAGGTGTACCTTTCCCAACGTTGCACCCGCTTTCCCTCCCTCCTGATGTGA